One genomic region from Stutzerimonas decontaminans encodes:
- a CDS encoding helix-turn-helix transcriptional regulator — protein MVALEGYLREEQVLEVTTLSHATLWREIKAGRFPKQVRLSPGRVGWRASDLRLWLEDPEAWSKQAA, from the coding sequence GTGGTCGCGCTTGAAGGATACCTGCGCGAGGAGCAGGTGCTGGAGGTCACCACCCTTTCCCACGCCACGCTCTGGCGCGAGATCAAGGCCGGGCGCTTCCCGAAACAGGTCCGGCTTTCGCCAGGGCGCGTCGGTTGGCGGGCATCCGACCTGCGCCTTTGGCTGGAGGATCCGGAAGCGTGGAGCAAACAGGCGGCGTGA
- a CDS encoding zonular occludens toxin domain-containing protein — translation MLVIRTGKPGHGKTLNTIREVDQKAHAEGRVVYFHNINGLKPDQLQAQWFEFEDPEKWFELPNDSIIVVDEAQGWFGSRDPRARPPEHITRFETMRHQGHEVHLVTQDPRYLDVHLRRLCNTHIHYWRVFKSAQLLRFESEVVVEKVELKTSFKDADKKSLRLDKRYFGAYTSSNAKHHFQAKVPTKFILAICVLVGAGILVYRAYERYAAEKAQAATATSAPAGSMVDQVRDTVGAFIRPSADTEQAAPLTVEQYLGKRVPRVQDLPASAPVYDALTGPQTFPKPVCIATTDRDLIARNYKRMQVGDSDEGLTGCRCNTQQGTRLDVSFGFCRSVVQNGYFDDTKPDPEPPQGPMHASSPPPAFEQAVASGLQSAPKGSSVVVVPYEKGKFLW, via the coding sequence ATGCTCGTTATCCGTACCGGCAAGCCCGGCCATGGCAAGACCCTGAACACCATCCGCGAGGTCGACCAGAAGGCCCACGCCGAAGGCCGTGTCGTCTACTTCCACAACATCAACGGCCTCAAACCCGATCAGCTGCAAGCGCAGTGGTTCGAGTTCGAAGACCCCGAGAAGTGGTTCGAGCTGCCGAACGATTCGATCATCGTCGTCGACGAAGCGCAGGGCTGGTTCGGTTCACGCGATCCACGGGCGCGGCCACCGGAGCACATCACCCGCTTCGAGACCATGCGCCACCAGGGCCATGAGGTTCACCTCGTCACCCAGGACCCGCGCTATCTCGATGTTCACCTTCGTCGGCTGTGCAACACGCACATTCACTACTGGCGCGTCTTCAAATCCGCCCAACTGCTGCGCTTCGAGTCGGAAGTCGTCGTAGAGAAGGTCGAGCTGAAGACCAGCTTCAAGGACGCCGACAAAAAGTCGCTGCGCCTGGATAAGCGCTACTTCGGTGCCTACACCAGCAGCAACGCCAAGCACCACTTCCAGGCCAAGGTGCCGACCAAGTTCATCTTGGCCATCTGCGTGCTGGTGGGTGCCGGCATCCTCGTTTATCGCGCCTACGAGCGCTACGCAGCCGAGAAAGCGCAAGCCGCGACCGCAACCAGCGCGCCGGCCGGCAGCATGGTCGATCAGGTGCGGGATACGGTCGGCGCCTTCATCCGGCCAAGCGCCGACACCGAACAGGCCGCACCGCTCACCGTCGAGCAATATCTGGGCAAGCGCGTGCCCAGGGTGCAGGACCTGCCGGCATCAGCGCCGGTGTATGACGCACTGACCGGACCGCAGACCTTCCCGAAGCCCGTGTGCATCGCCACCACCGACCGCGACCTGATCGCCCGCAACTACAAACGCATGCAGGTCGGCGACAGCGATGAAGGGCTGACGGGGTGTCGATGCAACACCCAACAAGGCACGCGCCTGGATGTGTCGTTCGGCTTCTGCAGGTCGGTCGTGCAGAACGGCTACTTCGACGACACCAAGCCCGACCCAGAACCGCCGCAGGGGCCGATGCACGCCAGCAGTCCGCCTCCGGCATTTGAACAGGCGGTCGCCAGCGGCCTGCAGTCAGCCCCTAAAGGCTCGTCCGTGGTCGTGGTGCCCTATGAGAAGGGGAAATTCCTGTGGTGA
- a CDS encoding major capsid protein — MQLNKHFIKKIGLGAAVALSAAAGSVYAAVPAEATAALDTAGTDVGTIGWAVFAVIIAAMAFKYMRRAL; from the coding sequence ATGCAACTGAACAAGCACTTCATCAAGAAAATCGGCCTCGGCGCTGCCGTTGCCCTCTCGGCTGCTGCCGGCTCCGTCTACGCGGCAGTCCCGGCCGAAGCCACCGCGGCGCTGGATACCGCGGGCACCGACGTCGGCACCATCGGCTGGGCGGTGTTCGCCGTGATCATCGCCGCGATGGCGTTCAAGTACATGCGCCGCGCCCTGTAA
- a CDS encoding phage integrase: protein MAIQQLSDGRWRVDVEPVKGKRFRKTLKTKAEAMRFEATCRAKCSESNDWAPRPKDKRRLSELVELWFDLHGVSLSDGVRRVAILRACAKAMGDPIARMVDGAKIAATRARWMSAGVTGKTANNRLGYLKAVYNELHKLDVIDYPCPFTRIRPVRLQERPLAYLTKPQISELLDALLARTTSPHPAMVARVCLATGARWGEAQALRPERIRGNALVFANTKSKRVRMVPVTPELVAAIKKHWQTYGPFTNCIGVFRLVLLSTSIKPPRGQASHILRHTFAAHFIMGGGHIVTLKEILGHASLNMTMRYAHLAPEHLHDAIRLGPLAGITLPLACQ from the coding sequence ATGGCGATCCAGCAGCTCTCTGACGGTCGCTGGCGGGTCGACGTCGAGCCGGTCAAAGGCAAGCGGTTCCGCAAGACGCTGAAGACCAAGGCCGAGGCAATGCGCTTCGAGGCGACCTGTCGAGCCAAGTGCAGCGAATCTAACGATTGGGCACCGCGGCCAAAGGACAAGCGCAGGCTGTCAGAGCTGGTCGAGCTATGGTTCGACCTTCACGGCGTCTCGCTCTCCGATGGCGTTCGTCGTGTGGCGATCCTGCGGGCGTGTGCAAAGGCGATGGGCGATCCGATAGCACGTATGGTCGATGGCGCGAAGATCGCCGCCACGCGCGCGCGTTGGATGTCAGCTGGTGTCACCGGCAAGACGGCGAACAATCGCCTTGGCTACCTGAAAGCGGTTTACAACGAGCTGCACAAACTCGACGTGATCGACTATCCCTGTCCGTTCACACGTATTCGTCCGGTTCGGTTGCAGGAACGGCCCTTGGCCTACCTGACCAAGCCGCAGATCTCCGAGCTGCTCGATGCACTTCTGGCGCGGACCACGTCTCCGCATCCGGCGATGGTGGCGCGGGTCTGCTTGGCGACCGGGGCGAGGTGGGGTGAGGCTCAAGCGCTTCGACCGGAGCGGATTCGAGGCAACGCCCTGGTGTTTGCCAATACCAAGTCGAAGCGGGTGCGGATGGTCCCAGTAACGCCCGAGCTGGTGGCGGCGATCAAGAAGCACTGGCAAACCTACGGGCCGTTCACCAACTGCATTGGCGTGTTTCGGCTGGTCCTGCTCTCGACCTCGATCAAGCCACCACGCGGACAAGCAAGCCACATCCTGCGCCACACCTTCGCGGCTCACTTCATCATGGGCGGTGGCCATATCGTGACGCTGAAGGAGATCCTGGGGCATGCCTCGCTGAACATGACGATGCGCTACGCACACCTCGCGCCTGAGCATTTGCATGATGCGATCAGGTTAGGACCGTTGGCCGGCATCACGTTACCGCTCGCCTGCCAGTAA
- a CDS encoding virulence factor TspB C-terminal domain-related protein produces the protein MSIIRRGLSSVALVAASLFLVNPAFAVDYYWTTTTGGTQYPDPETACRNYVPAESDNYSYRHAYAQFATPTQYWCYFIRTTKSTGQDGSPTYILSGTPRRATRSGDSCPNGANYNASTGLCEAPNRCEATIGQVVTHEHKMKEAVGQPVIEPPGSVCANSCQYAFGFTAATNVYVYSSGNPPGVFGVYSYTGNGVECNEDTRKEPGNPGQQTDPDETPTPDPDNNCPDGYAWNGTYCSKEPPPPCDPEVEVGGCDNTEEPGEGDGDDDGDGEGDGEGEGDGEGDGEGEGEGEGDGEGEGEGEGEGEGDGKCDPAKDPYKCEKPGVEGEACDAEVKCVGDAVQCAILRQQKELRCHAEEQADFEKHKPAIESAVQGDKFKLEEGAEIQLPSFVNQGTRFLPATCPSAESFSLRTGGGRSFQISYEPLCRAASDLSGLFVAVATVLAALYVGRGVGGQ, from the coding sequence ATGTCCATTATTCGTCGCGGCTTATCGTCAGTTGCGCTGGTTGCCGCCTCGCTCTTTCTCGTCAATCCGGCATTTGCGGTTGATTACTACTGGACCACCACAACTGGCGGAACCCAGTACCCTGATCCGGAAACCGCCTGCCGAAACTACGTTCCTGCCGAAAGCGACAACTACTCCTATCGGCATGCCTATGCCCAGTTTGCGACCCCGACCCAGTACTGGTGCTATTTCATTCGCACCACTAAAAGTACCGGACAGGATGGCTCGCCCACTTACATCCTTTCGGGCACACCTCGGCGTGCCACTCGCTCAGGCGATAGCTGCCCTAACGGCGCCAATTACAACGCTTCAACCGGACTGTGCGAGGCCCCCAATCGCTGCGAAGCCACCATCGGCCAGGTCGTCACCCACGAACACAAGATGAAAGAAGCGGTAGGCCAGCCGGTGATCGAACCGCCGGGTTCGGTCTGCGCCAACAGCTGCCAGTACGCCTTTGGCTTCACTGCGGCCACCAACGTTTACGTCTACAGCAGCGGCAACCCGCCGGGCGTGTTTGGCGTTTACAGCTACACCGGCAACGGCGTCGAGTGCAACGAAGACACCCGCAAGGAACCGGGCAATCCCGGTCAGCAGACCGACCCCGACGAAACCCCAACACCTGATCCCGATAACAACTGCCCAGACGGATATGCCTGGAACGGCACCTATTGCAGCAAGGAACCGCCGCCGCCATGTGATCCCGAGGTCGAGGTGGGCGGCTGTGACAACACCGAGGAACCCGGCGAAGGGGATGGGGACGACGATGGGGATGGCGAGGGAGATGGTGAAGGCGAGGGAGATGGTGAGGGAGACGGCGAAGGCGAAGGCGAAGGCGAAGGGGACGGTGAGGGCGAAGGTGAAGGTGAAGGTGAAGGTGAAGGCGATGGCAAATGCGACCCTGCCAAAGACCCCTACAAGTGCGAGAAGCCCGGCGTAGAAGGCGAAGCCTGTGATGCCGAGGTGAAGTGCGTCGGCGATGCCGTCCAGTGCGCGATCCTCCGCCAGCAAAAGGAACTGCGCTGCCACGCCGAAGAACAGGCCGACTTCGAGAAGCACAAACCGGCCATCGAATCCGCCGTCCAGGGCGACAAGTTCAAGCTCGAGGAAGGCGCCGAGATTCAGCTGCCGTCCTTCGTCAACCAGGGCACTCGCTTTCTGCCTGCCACTTGCCCCAGCGCCGAAAGCTTCAGCTTGCGCACCGGTGGCGGGCGCTCTTTCCAGATCAGTTACGAGCCCCTCTGTCGCGCCGCCAGTGACCTGAGCGGCCTGTTCGTGGCTGTGGCTACCGTTCTCGCTGCCCTGTATGTGGGTCGCGGCGTAGGAGGTCAGTAA
- a CDS encoding DUF2523 domain-containing protein, whose product MQFLFFVQMLVIILGPLVKMVLKILGFGFVTYLGFNLIIGQAQDYLFGLMGDVGPVIQGVLGLAKFDVVVNLYFAAISTRFMLAGIDKATDRRRNQVWRKPGGTSIDA is encoded by the coding sequence ATGCAGTTTCTCTTCTTCGTGCAGATGCTCGTCATCATCCTCGGCCCACTGGTGAAGATGGTGCTGAAGATCCTCGGCTTCGGCTTCGTCACCTACCTGGGCTTCAACCTCATCATTGGCCAGGCGCAGGATTACCTGTTCGGGCTGATGGGTGATGTCGGGCCGGTGATCCAGGGCGTTCTCGGGCTGGCCAAGTTCGATGTGGTGGTGAACCTGTATTTCGCCGCCATTTCGACGCGCTTCATGCTCGCCGGGATCGACAAGGCAACTGACCGTCGCCGCAATCAGGTCTGGCGCAAGCCGGGCGGCACCTCCATCGACGCATAA
- the pflM gene encoding lysogeny maintenance protein PflM, giving the protein MQKPASYQRLPHAQDCDCSVCWSRREMANPGPSRSTPCAQCRPAYARPIRTLQMGCVGGTWQPLLSDWTVEPAFICEKHTPPDRPAKWWSVVLDTGRPTPFVPIHEPFELVG; this is encoded by the coding sequence ATGCAGAAGCCGGCCAGCTATCAACGCCTTCCGCACGCCCAGGACTGCGACTGCTCTGTCTGCTGGTCCAGACGCGAAATGGCGAACCCCGGTCCCTCCCGGTCCACACCCTGCGCCCAATGCCGCCCCGCCTATGCGCGGCCGATTCGCACGCTGCAAATGGGCTGCGTCGGTGGAACCTGGCAGCCTCTGCTTTCGGACTGGACAGTGGAACCGGCCTTTATCTGCGAGAAGCACACGCCACCCGACCGCCCCGCGAAGTGGTGGAGCGTTGTGCTCGACACTGGCAGGCCAACGCCTTTCGTCCCGATCCACGAACCGTTCGAGCTGGTGGGGTAG
- a CDS encoding helix-turn-helix domain-containing protein gives MSKFFEDLLESVQQMDEIHRGERQPSREFVVDSLQVKEIRKATGLTQAKFAAMIDVQLGTLRNWEQGRREPTGPAKALLRAIHNDPKHVIQALSSV, from the coding sequence ATGAGCAAATTCTTCGAAGACCTTCTGGAAAGCGTCCAGCAGATGGACGAGATTCACCGTGGCGAACGTCAGCCCTCGCGGGAATTCGTCGTCGACTCGCTGCAGGTGAAAGAGATCCGCAAGGCGACCGGGCTGACCCAGGCCAAATTCGCAGCGATGATCGACGTTCAACTGGGTACGCTGCGTAACTGGGAACAAGGCCGACGCGAACCGACCGGACCAGCAAAGGCCCTGCTGCGCGCCATCCATAACGATCCGAAGCACGTCATCCAGGCGCTATCGTCCGTCTGA
- a CDS encoding DUF6988 family protein has translation MNLDVLLSRSAALEQSLYKCFSVPVYDSSPRLVASKTLSALAFEHSQAIKHLIAAGLYTPAAALLRVQYESLVRSLWVLYVASDSQAELIISDLTYDSAKKGSTIPMLSQMLVAIEEKAPHAPIEMLKEFKHYSWKPLSSYVHGGIHAVNRFSRGFPAPLVHAMVIHSNGLLTIAANLGLIVSGAPPTDQIPKIQREFGDCLPPPAVPCPAATEPSH, from the coding sequence ATGAATTTAGACGTGCTTCTTTCCAGATCTGCTGCTCTAGAGCAGTCGCTATATAAGTGCTTTTCAGTACCTGTATATGACTCGTCCCCTAGACTGGTTGCTAGCAAGACATTGTCTGCCCTTGCTTTCGAGCATTCACAGGCGATAAAGCACTTAATAGCCGCCGGCCTTTACACGCCTGCGGCAGCGTTGTTAAGGGTCCAATATGAGTCGCTGGTTCGCTCTCTTTGGGTGCTTTATGTAGCGTCCGACTCACAGGCGGAGCTGATCATTTCAGACCTTACATACGATAGCGCGAAGAAGGGGTCCACTATTCCGATGCTCAGTCAGATGCTCGTTGCCATCGAAGAAAAGGCACCGCACGCACCGATTGAGATGCTAAAGGAATTCAAGCATTACTCTTGGAAGCCTTTAAGCTCATACGTCCATGGTGGAATTCATGCGGTGAATCGCTTCAGCCGAGGATTTCCGGCGCCGCTTGTTCACGCCATGGTCATCCATTCAAACGGGCTATTAACGATTGCGGCCAACCTTGGACTAATTGTTTCTGGCGCCCCGCCTACTGATCAGATCCCAAAAATTCAAAGAGAATTTGGAGACTGTTTGCCACCTCCTGCCGTTCCGTGCCCAGCCGCGACTGAGCCATCGCATTAG
- a CDS encoding tyrosine-type recombinase/integrase, with translation MLTEKQIRSLKPEDRDYVMSDGRGARGEGVLLLKVRSNGTKEFYYQWFVAGKKKQRKLGVWPTMSLTVARDKCKGASPQSEAEGTLQNLLDSYVAKLKAEGAASAGNVEWSLKHYVSEPFPHLVKKLASAIEPGDIRDIISAMIKAKVTTYCNRVRSQLHAAFQHGLNQEYNPRDYLKSKVRFGLTYNPVASIPVQGDWERPGQRVLSKEELAALWNLLPEELSLVTAELIKFLIASGGQRPEQVVASDRTMYRDDYYMIRSKKGVEGEREIHVVPFNGLSRACLERLKPISGEEAFPFMGRYKNNSINVQSVSRAVTKLCARHPDTFKTPFTLRDLRRTCKTLMGVAGISKELRDRIQGHAFSDVSSKHYDRYDYLKEKSQGLEDWATWLVDVAGVKP, from the coding sequence ATGCTAACCGAAAAGCAGATCCGTTCGCTCAAGCCAGAAGACCGCGACTATGTGATGTCCGACGGGCGCGGTGCGCGCGGGGAAGGGGTGCTGCTGCTGAAGGTTCGCTCCAACGGCACGAAGGAGTTCTACTACCAGTGGTTCGTGGCCGGCAAGAAGAAGCAACGCAAGCTCGGTGTGTGGCCAACGATGTCGCTCACCGTTGCGCGGGACAAGTGCAAGGGTGCGTCGCCGCAGAGTGAAGCGGAGGGCACGCTGCAGAACCTGCTCGATTCGTATGTGGCCAAGCTGAAAGCCGAAGGCGCGGCCTCGGCCGGCAACGTGGAGTGGTCGCTAAAGCACTATGTCTCTGAGCCGTTCCCGCACCTGGTGAAGAAACTGGCCAGTGCCATCGAGCCCGGGGATATTCGGGACATTATCTCCGCGATGATCAAGGCGAAGGTGACCACCTACTGCAACCGGGTGCGGTCGCAGCTGCATGCTGCGTTCCAGCACGGACTCAACCAGGAATACAACCCGCGGGACTACCTCAAGTCGAAGGTGCGCTTCGGGTTGACCTATAACCCGGTGGCGAGCATCCCGGTGCAGGGCGATTGGGAGCGCCCCGGCCAGCGCGTGCTGAGCAAGGAAGAGCTGGCGGCGCTGTGGAACCTGCTGCCCGAGGAGCTGAGCCTGGTCACGGCGGAGCTGATCAAGTTCCTGATCGCCAGCGGCGGGCAGCGGCCGGAGCAGGTGGTGGCGTCAGACCGCACCATGTACCGCGACGACTACTACATGATCCGCAGCAAGAAGGGCGTAGAAGGCGAGCGCGAGATTCATGTGGTGCCGTTCAACGGCCTGAGCCGCGCATGCCTGGAGCGGCTGAAACCGATCTCCGGCGAAGAGGCCTTTCCGTTCATGGGCCGGTACAAGAACAACTCGATCAACGTCCAGTCCGTGTCGAGGGCGGTGACGAAGCTTTGCGCGCGGCACCCGGACACGTTCAAGACGCCATTCACGCTGCGCGACCTGCGGCGAACCTGCAAAACGCTGATGGGTGTGGCGGGGATCAGCAAGGAACTGCGCGATCGCATCCAGGGGCATGCGTTCAGCGATGTTTCGTCGAAGCACTATGACCGCTACGACTACCTGAAAGAAAAAAGCCAGGGCCTCGAGGATTGGGCTACCTGGCTTGTAGATGTGGCTGGCGTGAAGCCATAG
- a CDS encoding type II toxin-antitoxin system RelE/ParE family toxin: MIFIETPIFSKRLRELLSDDSYAEFQRQLADRPDMGDVIEGTGGIRKVRVASGGHGKRGGSRVIYYHFTAASQIALLLIYPKNEKDDLTADERKVLKQIIERWR; this comes from the coding sequence ATGATCTTTATCGAGACACCGATCTTCTCCAAGCGTCTGCGGGAGCTGCTTAGCGATGACAGCTATGCGGAGTTTCAGCGGCAACTGGCCGACCGGCCGGACATGGGCGATGTGATTGAAGGTACTGGCGGCATTCGCAAGGTTCGCGTTGCGTCTGGTGGTCACGGCAAGCGGGGCGGGTCCAGGGTCATCTACTACCACTTCACGGCGGCTTCGCAGATCGCATTACTGCTGATCTATCCGAAGAACGAGAAGGACGACCTGACGGCAGACGAGCGCAAGGTGCTCAAGCAAATCATCGAACGGTGGAGGTAA
- a CDS encoding Arc family DNA-binding protein encodes MSRTDPQFKLRMPAALRAQVEQSAWAARRSLNAEIVIRLEASFAQVAPSTNEQERSA; translated from the coding sequence ATGAGCCGCACAGACCCGCAATTCAAGCTGCGCATGCCTGCTGCACTCCGCGCCCAGGTCGAGCAGTCCGCTTGGGCTGCTCGCCGCTCCCTGAACGCCGAAATCGTCATCCGCCTGGAAGCGTCCTTCGCCCAGGTTGCGCCCAGCACCAATGAACAGGAGCGCTCCGCATGA